One genomic segment of Natrialbaceae archaeon AArc-T1-2 includes these proteins:
- a CDS encoding molybdopterin-containing oxidoreductase family protein, protein MSLNVTEKEGNASGSISRRTVLKSIGLAAAGASLGGAKYFSAAGSADDAPSFEMDEVSTACWIGKQDCTMRANVVNDRVVHLKPDPNDEVIDGLCPKGVGQIADLYDPYRVKQPLKRVGGEKGEVGEFEPISWEQAAEEIGEELGPMLEDDPRRVHFQIGRVKGAEWHMDGWVAALEEEYGEGINVRGHGNVCATGNKMAISRMGAGFSTPEPDFDNTEFFLNWGWNATQAGGPHLCNTTYSKEMAEGYEDGMDVAVLDPQRRGSGQWCDEWLPIEPGTDLAFFLAFNHVLIEEGYVDDWFLRNTTNAPCLVYTEGDNEGELARADDAEDPVESVLWTEGELVYDEEAGEIVPHEETLPEDPQDPSAVGTAALRVDEDLEVNGDTVRPAFELFEEHVADYDPEWAAEITDLPAEQIRRVAETWGEEARIGATTTVEVNGERRQVPYRPVSMSLYHVSQQELGPTAMQAGVMPMFLVGAVETVGSSRTGYQNAPNPAHREHVREQAFDPEEALSWEPDGPDLEGTYFHPDANGAYSRVPDVLNNADEYNLPHDPEDMAVVVCYANPVSGAPNQERSREGYSQYGTVIAVDPEMSDTAAYTADYVLPTTTVDKHENAKDGMSNTHYTSATRTAPIPQLWECRDEGEIFKDLAAELDAGDNYVEQINDAFELEGADAFDSVDEISVEECMDRTPRYGEEFRDAPQSEERPLYERYWVLLSESEHLDEDVHRTEYSPFGLKWQFYLESFQLMGENVRGGFAEEYGDDATEQFPYIQDITGFADWREPTMWTSPAEYEYTLFDYKQIEHKQTRTAQNPLLNELAPKNHIRMNPRDADEIGVSDGDRVVLESHNAVTDETYELEGDVMTLQGIKPGTIAIPYGNDTHSEHPNVEELDEGINPNELFDSTPGYCSWAADQSFHIRVRAEPAGGDGA, encoded by the coding sequence AAGGGAATGCGTCGGGTAGCATCTCCAGACGAACGGTGCTGAAATCGATCGGGCTCGCAGCCGCGGGAGCGAGTCTCGGCGGCGCGAAGTACTTCAGTGCGGCCGGCAGTGCCGACGACGCGCCGTCGTTCGAGATGGACGAGGTGTCGACGGCCTGCTGGATCGGCAAGCAGGACTGTACGATGCGGGCGAACGTCGTCAACGACCGCGTCGTCCACCTCAAGCCCGACCCGAACGACGAGGTCATCGACGGCCTCTGTCCGAAAGGCGTCGGCCAGATCGCCGACCTCTACGACCCCTATCGAGTCAAACAGCCGCTCAAGCGCGTCGGCGGCGAGAAAGGCGAGGTCGGCGAGTTCGAACCGATCTCCTGGGAACAGGCGGCCGAGGAGATCGGCGAGGAACTCGGGCCGATGCTCGAGGACGACCCCCGCCGGGTACACTTCCAGATCGGCCGCGTGAAAGGCGCGGAGTGGCACATGGACGGCTGGGTCGCCGCCCTCGAGGAAGAGTACGGCGAGGGAATCAACGTCCGTGGCCACGGCAACGTCTGTGCGACGGGCAACAAGATGGCCATCAGCCGGATGGGAGCCGGCTTCTCGACGCCGGAACCCGACTTCGACAACACCGAGTTCTTCCTGAACTGGGGCTGGAACGCGACCCAGGCCGGCGGTCCACACCTCTGTAACACCACCTACTCGAAGGAGATGGCAGAGGGGTACGAGGACGGGATGGACGTCGCCGTGCTCGATCCCCAGCGACGGGGCTCGGGCCAGTGGTGTGACGAGTGGCTGCCGATCGAACCCGGCACCGACCTGGCCTTCTTCCTCGCGTTCAACCACGTCCTCATCGAGGAGGGCTACGTCGACGACTGGTTCCTCCGGAACACCACGAACGCCCCGTGTCTCGTCTACACCGAAGGCGACAATGAGGGGGAACTCGCCCGCGCCGACGACGCGGAAGATCCCGTCGAGTCGGTGCTGTGGACCGAGGGCGAACTCGTCTACGACGAGGAGGCAGGCGAGATCGTCCCCCACGAGGAGACGCTGCCCGAGGACCCACAGGATCCGTCGGCGGTCGGCACGGCGGCCCTTCGCGTCGACGAGGACCTCGAGGTAAACGGCGATACGGTTCGGCCGGCCTTCGAGCTGTTCGAAGAACACGTCGCCGACTACGATCCGGAGTGGGCCGCGGAGATCACCGACCTCCCGGCCGAGCAGATCCGTCGCGTCGCCGAGACGTGGGGCGAGGAGGCCCGCATCGGCGCGACGACGACGGTCGAGGTAAACGGCGAGCGCCGACAGGTGCCCTACCGGCCGGTCTCGATGTCGCTGTATCACGTCAGCCAGCAGGAACTCGGTCCGACCGCGATGCAGGCCGGCGTCATGCCGATGTTCCTGGTCGGTGCCGTCGAAACCGTCGGGAGCAGCCGAACCGGTTACCAGAACGCACCGAACCCGGCCCACAGGGAACACGTCCGCGAACAGGCGTTCGACCCCGAGGAAGCACTTAGCTGGGAGCCGGACGGCCCCGACCTCGAGGGGACGTACTTCCATCCGGACGCCAACGGCGCGTACTCGCGCGTGCCGGACGTGCTCAACAACGCCGACGAGTACAACCTCCCACACGACCCCGAGGACATGGCCGTCGTCGTCTGTTATGCGAACCCGGTGTCGGGTGCGCCAAACCAGGAGCGAAGCCGGGAGGGCTACTCCCAGTACGGCACCGTCATCGCGGTCGATCCCGAGATGAGCGACACGGCAGCCTACACTGCCGACTACGTGTTGCCGACGACGACCGTCGACAAACACGAGAACGCCAAAGACGGGATGAGCAACACCCACTACACGAGCGCGACCCGGACGGCACCGATCCCACAGCTGTGGGAGTGTCGCGACGAGGGCGAGATCTTCAAAGACCTCGCCGCCGAACTCGACGCGGGCGACAACTACGTCGAGCAGATCAACGACGCCTTCGAACTCGAGGGAGCCGACGCGTTCGACAGCGTCGACGAGATCAGCGTCGAGGAGTGTATGGACCGGACGCCTCGCTACGGCGAGGAGTTTCGCGACGCGCCACAGAGCGAGGAGCGCCCGCTGTACGAACGGTACTGGGTACTCCTATCAGAATCGGAGCACCTGGATGAGGACGTCCACCGCACCGAGTACAGCCCGTTCGGACTCAAGTGGCAGTTCTACCTCGAGTCCTTCCAGCTCATGGGCGAGAACGTCCGTGGGGGCTTCGCCGAGGAGTACGGCGACGACGCGACCGAACAGTTCCCCTACATCCAGGACATCACCGGCTTCGCGGACTGGCGCGAGCCCACGATGTGGACCTCCCCAGCGGAGTACGAGTACACGCTGTTCGATTACAAGCAGATCGAACACAAACAGACCCGGACCGCACAGAACCCGCTGTTGAACGAACTCGCACCGAAAAACCACATCCGCATGAACCCACGCGACGCCGACGAGATCGGCGTCTCCGACGGCGACCGGGTCGTCCTCGAGAGCCACAACGCGGTCACCGACGAGACCTACGAACTCGAGGGCGACGTGATGACCCTCCAGGGCATCAAGCCGGGGACGATCGCGATCCCGTACGGGAACGATACCCACTCGGAACACCCCAACGTCGAGGAACTCGACGAGGGGATCAATCCCAACGAGCTGTTCGACTCGACGCCGGGATACTGTTCGTGGGCCGCCGACCAGTCGTTCCACATCCGTGTCAGAGCCGAGCCCGCAGGGGGTGATGGCGCATGA
- a CDS encoding 4Fe-4S dicluster domain-containing protein, whose product MSQMGMAIDLERCQGCRACVLACKTENDTPRGAFWMNVFRHEEGEFPDVEQGFTPNPCHHCSEPSCSEVCPTDARFKREDDGIVLTDYDTCIGCRYCEVGCPYGVNYFQWRDSEEGQYGFASEAELVQDVHQNLEELDADFEGDDRPWADPGLDAVQEPRGNKMGGGDQKVGTMGKCTFCVQRQDGDDDELRGTTACEEVCPTNVIFFGDMEDPESKPRQHLAEHSGKEQWQMLEGTGNEPNVVYLGEQPGSGARNMEDNYKDPEEAIEAEADREPGYLVTDGGEQQ is encoded by the coding sequence ATGAGCCAGATGGGCATGGCGATCGACTTAGAGCGCTGTCAGGGCTGTCGTGCCTGCGTGCTCGCCTGCAAGACCGAGAACGACACGCCCCGTGGCGCGTTCTGGATGAACGTCTTCCGTCACGAGGAAGGCGAGTTCCCGGACGTCGAGCAGGGCTTTACCCCGAACCCGTGTCACCACTGTTCGGAACCGTCCTGTTCGGAGGTCTGTCCGACCGACGCGCGGTTCAAGCGCGAAGACGACGGCATCGTTCTCACGGACTACGACACCTGTATCGGCTGTCGGTACTGCGAGGTCGGCTGTCCCTACGGCGTCAACTACTTCCAGTGGCGCGACTCCGAGGAGGGCCAGTACGGCTTCGCCTCCGAAGCGGAACTCGTCCAGGACGTCCACCAGAACCTCGAGGAGCTCGACGCGGACTTCGAGGGCGACGACCGACCGTGGGCCGACCCCGGCCTCGACGCCGTCCAGGAGCCACGCGGCAACAAGATGGGCGGCGGCGACCAGAAGGTCGGGACGATGGGCAAGTGTACCTTCTGTGTCCAGCGTCAGGACGGCGACGACGACGAACTCCGGGGAACGACCGCCTGCGAGGAGGTCTGCCCGACCAACGTCATCTTCTTCGGGGACATGGAAGATCCCGAGAGCAAACCCCGCCAGCACCTCGCGGAACACTCCGGCAAGGAGCAGTGGCAGATGCTCGAGGGCACGGGCAACGAGCCGAACGTCGTCTACCTCGGCGAACAGCCTGGTTCGGGCGCTCGCAACATGGAGGACAACTACAAGGACCCCGAGGAGGCGATCGAGGCAGAGGCCGATCGTGAGCCTGGGTACCTGGTTACCGACGGAGGTGAGCAGCAATGA
- the nrfD gene encoding NrfD/PsrC family molybdoenzyme membrane anchor subunit, protein MSAIDADIERLTEPLRNTSRKFYVALVVSAIVSLGVGVAYLSQLRFGMAITGLDGWGTQGGVPWGLYIGTFVWWIGIAHGGVAISAAVRLFDFKEYLPIARIAEILTLIALPMAATNILFDIGRPDQLWVMITNWPTTVQTSPLTWDMTATFLYFIMAGTYLVITLRNDLYDCMQRGTLPSALSPLYKLLLLGYRPSEREKTHQMAWWMAVGILLLVPLMSGGVVPWLFATMGMHPGWFGASHGPAMFAESMTSAIAAVVITAAAFRWAYGWDDVISDEIFRGLNKALIALVLVTLWFLAQDLVTGSYPAAPTDVGELTASLVTGSMATPFWLAVGGLVVALAYLVAQALRPSLFSIGASVIAAVLVTGSILLKKVVFVVEGLLYPTRDPLASMFPANSYWPTIPEFVMALGTIGVAVLIFLVATKIIPIVELEHARQTDEEEADSEVIEA, encoded by the coding sequence ATGAGCGCAATCGACGCCGACATCGAACGGCTCACCGAACCGCTGCGGAACACCTCGAGGAAGTTCTACGTCGCGCTGGTCGTGTCGGCGATCGTCTCGCTCGGCGTCGGCGTCGCGTACCTCAGCCAGCTCCGGTTCGGAATGGCCATCACCGGCCTGGACGGCTGGGGAACCCAGGGTGGCGTCCCGTGGGGGCTGTACATCGGGACGTTCGTCTGGTGGATCGGCATCGCCCACGGTGGCGTCGCCATCTCCGCCGCGGTCCGGCTGTTCGACTTCAAGGAGTACCTGCCGATCGCCCGGATCGCCGAGATCCTGACGCTGATCGCGTTGCCGATGGCGGCGACGAACATCCTGTTCGACATCGGCCGTCCCGACCAGCTGTGGGTCATGATCACGAACTGGCCAACGACGGTCCAGACCTCGCCGCTGACTTGGGACATGACGGCGACGTTCCTGTACTTCATCATGGCAGGAACGTATCTCGTCATCACGCTCCGTAACGACCTCTACGACTGCATGCAGCGTGGAACGCTGCCGTCGGCGCTGAGCCCGCTGTACAAGCTGTTGTTGCTCGGCTACCGCCCGAGCGAGCGCGAGAAGACCCACCAGATGGCGTGGTGGATGGCCGTCGGCATCCTGCTTCTGGTCCCGCTGATGAGCGGCGGCGTCGTCCCGTGGCTGTTCGCCACGATGGGGATGCATCCCGGCTGGTTCGGTGCCTCCCACGGGCCGGCGATGTTCGCCGAGTCGATGACCTCCGCGATCGCCGCCGTGGTCATCACCGCGGCCGCCTTCCGGTGGGCCTACGGCTGGGACGACGTGATCAGCGACGAGATCTTCCGTGGCCTGAACAAGGCGCTGATCGCGCTCGTGTTGGTCACGCTGTGGTTCCTGGCACAGGACCTGGTCACCGGCTCCTACCCGGCCGCCCCGACCGACGTCGGCGAACTCACCGCCTCGCTCGTGACCGGGAGCATGGCGACCCCGTTCTGGCTCGCCGTCGGTGGCCTCGTCGTTGCGCTCGCGTATCTGGTCGCCCAGGCGCTTCGCCCGTCGCTGTTTAGCATCGGTGCTTCGGTGATCGCAGCCGTCCTCGTGACGGGCTCGATCCTGCTGAAGAAGGTCGTCTTCGTCGTCGAGGGGCTTCTCTACCCGACGCGGGATCCGCTGGCGAGTATGTTCCCCGCGAACAGCTACTGGCCGACGATCCCCGAGTTCGTGATGGCACTCGGGACGATCGGCGTCGCGGTGTTGATCTTCCTCGTCGCGACGAAGATCATCCCGATCGTCGAACTCGAGCACGCCAGACAGACGGATGAGGAGGAGGCCGACTCGGAGGTGATCGAAGCATGA
- a CDS encoding TorD/DmsD family molecular chaperone gives MSDADADAEVTEIGALLAPAYRTLGQLYLEPPDERTVRAIQQWCDAFADESLPPELEAAVETVRTADPELDVLRGAFTRLLQGVSYGEAVPPPYESMYVDEMLNGPSSTEVEAFYYEVGVTLDVDDELIDHAGYELSFLAELCDRGDREAQLGFIRTHVGDWLTEFHEAARGEDPPAFYRGLFALTESLLELHADTLEES, from the coding sequence ATGAGTGACGCGGATGCGGACGCGGAAGTGACCGAAATCGGCGCGTTGCTGGCACCGGCCTACCGTACGCTCGGCCAGCTGTATCTCGAGCCGCCGGACGAGCGGACGGTACGAGCGATCCAGCAGTGGTGTGACGCGTTCGCCGACGAGTCGCTCCCGCCGGAGCTCGAGGCGGCCGTCGAGACCGTCCGGACCGCCGACCCCGAGCTCGACGTGCTACGTGGTGCGTTCACGCGGCTCCTGCAGGGCGTGAGCTACGGCGAGGCCGTTCCGCCGCCGTACGAGTCGATGTACGTCGACGAGATGCTCAACGGTCCGAGTTCGACGGAGGTCGAGGCCTTCTACTACGAGGTGGGGGTCACGCTCGACGTCGACGACGAACTCATCGATCACGCGGGCTACGAACTGTCCTTCCTCGCCGAGCTGTGTGATCGCGGCGACCGGGAGGCACAGCTGGGGTTCATCCGGACCCACGTCGGCGACTGGCTCACTGAGTTCCACGAGGCCGCCCGCGGGGAGGACCCGCCGGCGTTCTACCGGGGGCTGTTCGCCCTGACCGAATCGCTCCTCGAACTGCACGCGGACACCCTCGAAGAATCATGA
- a CDS encoding hydrogenase iron-sulfur subunit: protein MTDDSDVGAFVCSCADTCDVNLDVARERVDDVAMAASSDLLCGEDTLGDVCSVVEERDLTDVIVTCPAAAGQQQLERVEAETGATVHFVDQREGAGWVHDERAATEKTARLVNAARASLVDGDEPASVGGDVGRSVAVVGDAQLAAAMPDSADVSLIADGQELDDVGVDLSAVSLERGRVRDVSGTLGNFEVVLESRVTEDCIDCMECVRLGPDDGVTRTPVDVDPDVDSGEWVEVCPTDAIDLEGVTRTVPFDQVVHPDGADDAVGGTTGYHTDDDLGTIAAVSDLLGLDRGSYLELEPDVCAAGDSGQEGCRACYDACPHDAVSKPAPDEVSFDLAACQNCGACTSSCPTGAVELTERSSERIAREVEALVDEAPGGGLLDRSGPAIDEQVVAFVCSERAERALSTYGRMAARGDADVSYPPILPVRVNCTDTVGEAHVLHALAAGADGVTIVGCGCDCSHSGPDPKAELVERLNTATSDLGLGERVRFLAPEPDAPAAFADELAAFVDDLEATPIPAGEHAASGTSLSADDEDLPAFGNRVWALESVRAILEHVEPERELIRGLESFGTMSVDDSCGMTPTCENLCPTGAIRRSAEAGTLEFNHERCVNCELCESGCPETAITMETGLDVGLLPEENDGDAWTTVHEEEMFECRSCGAVVASVSTVEEIKEALPDDEMDGVDGHMAEYCSDCKGDLAFKL from the coding sequence ATGACCGACGACAGCGACGTCGGCGCGTTCGTCTGCTCGTGTGCCGATACCTGTGACGTCAATCTCGACGTGGCACGCGAACGGGTAGACGACGTGGCGATGGCCGCCAGTTCCGACCTGCTGTGTGGTGAAGACACCCTCGGTGACGTCTGCAGCGTCGTCGAGGAGCGCGACCTGACCGACGTGATCGTCACCTGCCCGGCAGCGGCCGGCCAGCAACAGCTCGAGCGCGTCGAAGCGGAGACGGGCGCGACCGTCCACTTCGTCGACCAGCGCGAGGGCGCGGGCTGGGTCCACGACGAACGGGCAGCCACCGAGAAGACGGCCCGGCTGGTCAACGCCGCCCGCGCCAGCCTCGTCGATGGCGACGAGCCGGCATCGGTCGGTGGCGACGTCGGCCGCTCGGTCGCGGTCGTCGGCGACGCACAACTGGCCGCGGCGATGCCCGACTCCGCGGACGTGAGCCTGATCGCCGACGGCCAGGAACTCGACGACGTCGGCGTCGACCTCTCCGCGGTCAGCCTCGAGCGCGGTCGCGTCCGGGACGTCTCCGGCACGCTCGGCAATTTCGAGGTCGTCCTCGAGTCCCGCGTGACCGAGGACTGCATCGACTGCATGGAGTGTGTCCGGCTCGGCCCCGACGACGGCGTGACGCGGACACCGGTCGACGTCGACCCCGACGTCGACAGCGGGGAGTGGGTCGAGGTCTGTCCGACCGACGCGATCGACCTCGAGGGCGTCACTCGCACGGTCCCGTTCGACCAGGTCGTCCATCCCGACGGCGCAGACGACGCGGTCGGGGGGACCACGGGCTATCACACCGACGACGACCTCGGGACGATCGCCGCGGTCAGTGACCTGCTCGGGCTCGACCGGGGGTCGTACCTCGAGCTCGAGCCCGACGTCTGTGCCGCCGGCGACTCCGGCCAGGAGGGGTGTCGGGCCTGTTACGACGCCTGTCCTCACGACGCGGTCTCGAAGCCCGCACCTGACGAAGTCTCGTTCGACCTCGCTGCCTGCCAGAACTGCGGGGCCTGTACGAGCTCCTGTCCGACCGGCGCGGTCGAACTGACCGAGCGGTCCAGCGAACGCATCGCCCGCGAGGTCGAGGCGCTCGTCGACGAGGCACCCGGCGGCGGGCTGCTCGATCGCTCCGGCCCCGCGATCGACGAACAGGTCGTCGCCTTCGTCTGTTCCGAGCGAGCCGAACGCGCGCTCTCGACGTACGGCCGGATGGCGGCACGCGGCGACGCCGACGTCTCCTACCCGCCGATCCTCCCGGTACGGGTCAACTGTACCGACACGGTCGGCGAGGCCCACGTCCTCCACGCGCTGGCTGCGGGAGCAGACGGCGTGACGATCGTCGGCTGTGGCTGTGACTGTTCCCACTCCGGCCCCGATCCGAAAGCCGAGCTGGTCGAGCGGCTGAACACCGCGACGTCCGACCTCGGGCTCGGCGAACGCGTCCGGTTCCTCGCGCCCGAGCCCGACGCGCCCGCGGCGTTCGCCGACGAGCTCGCGGCGTTCGTCGACGACCTCGAGGCGACGCCGATCCCCGCGGGCGAACACGCGGCCTCGGGAACGTCGCTGTCTGCCGACGACGAGGACCTCCCCGCGTTCGGCAACCGCGTGTGGGCCCTAGAGAGCGTCCGTGCGATCCTCGAGCACGTCGAGCCAGAGCGTGAGCTGATCCGTGGCCTCGAGAGCTTCGGGACGATGTCGGTCGACGACAGCTGTGGCATGACCCCGACCTGCGAGAACCTCTGTCCGACCGGCGCGATCCGTCGCTCGGCCGAGGCCGGCACGCTCGAGTTCAACCACGAACGATGTGTCAACTGCGAGCTCTGTGAGTCGGGCTGTCCCGAAACCGCCATCACCATGGAGACCGGACTCGACGTAGGACTGTTGCCCGAGGAAAACGACGGCGACGCCTGGACGACCGTCCACGAGGAGGAGATGTTCGAGTGCCGGAGCTGTGGTGCTGTCGTCGCCAGCGTCTCGACGGTCGAGGAAATAAAAGAAGCGCTCCCCGACGACGAGATGGACGGCGTCGACGGCCACATGGCGGAATACTGTAGTGACTGCAAGGGCGACCTCGCATTCAAGCTATGA
- a CDS encoding Mrp/NBP35 family ATP-binding protein, with amino-acid sequence MTATETQLRERLRQVEDPALGIDIVSLGLVEDLRIDDDVARITLAFNAPYATDEMQMGDRIREVAADLGLEAKLSVTVPDRESDILPGVRNVIAVSSGKGGVGKTTVATNLAAGLADAGARVGLLDGDIYGPNVPKMAGVMGEPGLKEDGTLVPPEAHGVTMISMAFLTGGGDDPAVMRGPMIDKVLMQLLDDVEWGQLDYLVVDLPPGTGDAQLTLLQSVPVTGSVIVTTPEEVALDDVRKGIEMFRDHNTPVLGIVENMSAFHCPDCGGEHALFGSGGGREVAETYDVPLLEEIPMDPEIRTKGDEGAPIVLWDTAASDAFEELAGSVANRVGAVNRADVAGVDPDDPDPEELDTPPEYGGFEELDEDDENDDDDEATAFGGLDVSDGG; translated from the coding sequence ATGACCGCGACCGAGACACAGCTTCGCGAACGGCTCCGGCAGGTCGAGGATCCCGCGCTCGGGATCGACATCGTCTCGCTCGGACTGGTCGAGGACCTCCGGATCGACGACGACGTCGCGAGGATCACCCTCGCGTTCAACGCTCCCTACGCGACTGACGAGATGCAGATGGGTGACCGGATCCGCGAGGTCGCCGCCGACCTCGGCCTCGAGGCGAAACTATCGGTGACCGTTCCCGACCGCGAGAGCGATATATTGCCCGGCGTCCGGAACGTGATCGCGGTCTCCTCTGGGAAGGGTGGCGTCGGCAAGACGACCGTTGCGACGAATCTCGCGGCGGGGCTCGCCGACGCCGGTGCCCGCGTCGGCCTGCTCGACGGTGACATCTACGGCCCGAACGTCCCGAAGATGGCCGGCGTCATGGGTGAGCCGGGACTCAAAGAGGACGGTACGCTCGTCCCGCCGGAGGCCCACGGCGTGACGATGATCAGCATGGCGTTTCTCACCGGGGGCGGGGACGACCCCGCGGTGATGCGCGGGCCGATGATCGACAAGGTCCTCATGCAACTGCTCGACGACGTCGAGTGGGGCCAGCTCGATTACCTCGTCGTCGACCTCCCGCCGGGGACCGGCGACGCACAGCTCACACTGTTGCAGTCCGTTCCCGTCACCGGCTCCGTGATCGTGACCACGCCCGAGGAAGTCGCCCTAGACGACGTTCGCAAGGGCATCGAGATGTTCCGGGATCACAACACGCCCGTACTCGGCATCGTCGAGAACATGAGCGCGTTTCACTGCCCCGACTGCGGGGGCGAACACGCCCTCTTCGGCAGCGGTGGCGGCCGCGAGGTCGCCGAGACGTACGACGTCCCGCTGCTCGAGGAGATCCCGATGGACCCGGAGATCCGGACCAAAGGCGACGAGGGCGCGCCGATCGTCCTCTGGGACACCGCCGCCTCGGACGCCTTCGAGGAGCTCGCTGGCTCGGTCGCGAACCGCGTCGGGGCGGTCAACCGGGCCGACGTCGCGGGCGTCGATCCCGACGATCCCGACCCCGAAGAACTCGATACTCCGCCCGAATACGGCGGCTTCGAGGAACTCGACGAGGACGACGAGAACGACGATGACGACGAGGCGACCGCTTTCGGCGGTCTCGACGTCTCGGATGGTGGGTGA
- the mobA gene encoding molybdenum cofactor guanylyltransferase gives MTTGIVIAGGPSERFGVEDKALATLNGSAMLRHVVDRLAAVCDELVVNCRQEQRPAFEDVLGDVEVPIRIAVDPVQYAGPVAGLETALERVDDEVTIAIGCDAPFVSPRAFAELQETLVGGGDVDVVVPHAGGRKQPLGGVYYVDALAAAIDALGDTENASLFAILDRLEVGVVPADRLPGGERAFRNVNTRADLERVRTQE, from the coding sequence ATGACCACGGGAATCGTCATCGCCGGTGGCCCCTCCGAGCGATTCGGCGTCGAGGACAAGGCGCTCGCGACCCTGAACGGGTCGGCGATGCTCCGACACGTCGTCGACCGGCTGGCGGCCGTCTGTGACGAACTCGTCGTCAACTGCCGGCAGGAACAGCGACCCGCGTTCGAGGACGTCCTCGGAGACGTCGAGGTACCCATCCGGATCGCCGTCGATCCGGTTCAGTACGCCGGTCCCGTCGCCGGTCTCGAGACGGCACTCGAGCGCGTCGACGACGAGGTCACGATCGCCATCGGCTGTGACGCCCCGTTCGTCTCGCCGAGGGCGTTCGCCGAGTTACAGGAGACGCTCGTTGGCGGCGGGGACGTAGACGTCGTCGTCCCCCACGCCGGGGGCCGAAAGCAGCCCCTGGGTGGCGTCTATTACGTCGACGCGCTCGCGGCCGCGATCGACGCGCTCGGGGACACCGAGAACGCCTCCTTGTTTGCCATCCTCGACCGACTCGAGGTCGGGGTCGTACCCGCAGACAGGCTTCCGGGTGGGGAGCGCGCGTTCAGAAACGTCAATACCCGTGCGGACCTCGAGCGAGTGAGGACCCAGGAATGA
- the mobB gene encoding molybdopterin-guanine dinucleotide biosynthesis protein B, whose amino-acid sequence MNVLRIVGPSDAGKTTLVEELVGRLDCRVATVKSIHHDVEPDTPGKDTYRHRDAGADATVGVTPSRTFRITEQGKGNDEVETLYRILGELADDGYDVTLVEGFSAAALPAVVLGGREVPAEHVVARGDRAGDVDVDTVLTWLETAPPALE is encoded by the coding sequence ATGAACGTGCTTCGCATCGTCGGTCCGAGCGACGCCGGCAAGACGACGCTCGTCGAGGAACTCGTGGGTCGGCTCGACTGTCGCGTCGCGACGGTGAAGTCGATCCACCACGACGTCGAACCGGATACGCCAGGAAAGGATACGTACCGCCACCGGGACGCAGGAGCCGACGCGACCGTCGGCGTCACTCCCTCGCGAACCTTCCGGATCACCGAACAGGGGAAAGGAAACGACGAGGTCGAAACGCTGTATCGAATCCTCGGGGAGCTGGCCGATGACGGCTACGACGTCACGCTCGTCGAGGGGTTCAGCGCAGCAGCGCTTCCCGCGGTCGTCCTCGGCGGCCGCGAGGTCCCGGCCGAACACGTCGTCGCCCGCGGCGACCGAGCGGGAGACGTCGACGTCGACACCGTCCTCACGTGGCTCGAGACGGCACCGCCGGCGCTCGAGTGA